One segment of Carya illinoinensis cultivar Pawnee chromosome 13, C.illinoinensisPawnee_v1, whole genome shotgun sequence DNA contains the following:
- the LOC122291985 gene encoding filaggrin-2-like isoform X1 gives MGFDNECILNIQTLAGEYFCPVCRLLVYPNEALQSQCTHLYCKPCLTYIVSTTRACPYDGYLVTEADSKLLVESNKTLAETIGKIAVHCLYHRSGCTWQGPLSECTSHCSGCAFGNSPVVCNRCGIQIVHRQVQEHAQNCPGVQPQVQQAEGAQDTSAAGGTDTANQTQAATQPGVTATQAQTTQTAATTASGQDPNQQANPNPQSQALVQSAVPTPEQWYQQQQQYQQYYQQYPGYDPYQQHYQQYYPYQQPGVPQYHQQHLQAHPPQVAGQNQPLLQPQSQPPPQTLVQPQSQPHPQPTGQPPSQTHAQAPAVAQLQNQAQVNLQQQPQTAVLPHSQIQSQTNQPAPGQAHPHPQPYPQAHPHPTQPHPQQHVMVPQYQQPHHQMQHLQPQPHSAHHQAPVQQHSQPHPYLNPNVQPQMQHPPAHDVTGHQSYPQLHQQMHLVAPQQHTMHMNPQGGPHPQPQHSGQAPSQFPQQHPPMRPPPSTASIPNQQQAALLPLPGQVQNIHPAQQQPVQQSGHLIHQRPPIQPGQQIMAQQHVQQQQQQPFVPQSSFLQQQMPTPSPLRPQVPPHSYTQHTHAYPHLQQNAAFSHGSQNVAGRPMVPNHAVQSQPYPQYAGGVQARPMHPGASQPSASLNNMLRSEIQAQVSTEQQSGATSRSTLSVRQGDYAFEKGMGDQTVELSSENAAKKVSNDSDPASTSALGVDASEVKNVKSETDIKSKDDCESHVLGNGGLVKRMVKEEGVESNLENFNVSKSGELVSEIKKDVSEVSPRHLGNFALEDRERKDDLLLKNPPLHEPEQIEKLSGKLEKDASAIQQPSTAANEASQTLTMPSAHVSSSPAKNVIPKGAISQGPEVDGYKGLPPPSQVHSGGFIQSSHPGAIADQGRHFGSSSLQQRPPGAPLLQTPPFVLPHHQHPGGHPSAQFRPQGYGHIPEHLQAPASKLSLETPPGGILGPGSTSSFGRGPGYYDFPQRNFESLPVVSQGPHGQGHALPTNAAASRASQGESVGGPPFGMLPPGVVDSRGGMMARPHGPEGLMGQQRPPNPMDAELFINHRPSYMDSRRPDPNLPGSLGRGSVGQPSGVMGSNGAPGLDSSSTLGFRDDRSKLFPDDRFNSFLGREAAERGEFEDGLKQFPRPSHLDAELGPKFGNYSSRPREMGPYGLNSDTGFKLGPGAGSAHSGFLPSYDGGERPVGLPDSGRNHPDFLGPVTGYARRHMNGLTPRSPIREYHGISSRGFGGIPGQSGLDDFDGKESRRFGDPIGNSFHESRFPILPGHLQRGEFEGPGKLRMGEHLGPRNLPSHLRLGEPIGFGDYPGHARMGELPGLGDFESFGAGNRPGHPRFRSNFSLQGFPNDRGINTGDTESFGNPRKRKAASTGWCRICKVDCQTVGGLELHSQTREHQKMAMDMVRTIKQNAKKQKLSSSDPSSVEDASKSKNTSLDGHGNKH, from the exons ATGGGATTTGATAATGAGTGCATATTAAACATTCAAACTTTAGCTGGAGAGTACTTCTGCCCTGTCTGTCGCTTGCTTGTTTACCCAAATGAGGCTCTACAGTCACAATGCACTCATTTATACTGCAAGCCCTGTTTGACTTACATTGTGAGTACTACACGGGCTTGCCCTTATGATGGCTACTTGGTGACTGAAGCAGATTCCAAG CTGCTTGTAGAATCAAATAAAACTCTTGCTGAAACCATTGGCAAAATAGCAGTTCATTGTCTCTACCACAGGAGTGGATGCACATGGCAGGGACCTTTATCTGAGTGCACATCTCATTGTAGTGGATGTGCATTTGGCAATTCTCCTGTTGTATGCAACAGGTGTGGGATCCAAATTGTGCATCGTCAAGTACAGGAACATGCCCAAAATTGTCCT GGCGTGCAGCCTCAGGTGCAGCAGGCAGAGGGTGCTCAGGATACTTCAGCCGCTGGTGGAACTGATACTGCCAATCAGACTCAGGCTGCCACTCAGCCTGGTGTAACAGCTACCCAGGCCCAGACTACTCAAACTGCAGCAACTACTGCTTCTGGACAGGATCCTAATCAGCAAGCAAACCCGAATCCTCAATCACAAGCTTTAGTTCAGTCTGCTGTGCCAACTCCAGAACAGTGGTATCAGCAACAACAACAGTATCAACAATACTACCAGCAGTATCCCGGATATGATCCCTATCAACAGCATTATCAGCAGTACTACCCCTATCAACAGCCGGGAGTTCCACAATACCATCAGCAGCACTTGCAAGCTCATCCACCACAAGTGGCTGGTCAGAATCAACCTCTGCTTCAGCCGCAATCCCAACCACCACCTCAGACTCTCGTCCAGCCTCAATCTCAACCACATCCTCAGCCCACTGGACAGCCTCCATCACAAACACATGCTCAAGCTCCAGCAGTTGCTCAACTTCAAAACCAGGCACAAGTTAACCTGCAACAGCAGCCACAGACTGCAGTGCTGCCACATTCTCAAATTCAGTCACAGACCAATCAACCAGCCCCAGGCCAAGCTCATCCCCATCCCCAGCCGTATCCCCAAGCTCATCCCCATCCCACCCAACCTCATCCACAGCAACATGTGATGGTGCCTCAATATCAACAGCCTCATCACCAGATGCAACATTTACAGCCCCAACCTCATTCAGCTCATCATCAAGCACCAGTCCAACAACATTCCCAGCCACATCCGTACCTAAATCCTAATGTCCAGCCTCAGATGCAGCATCCGCCAGCCCATGATGTCACGGGCCATCAATCATATCCTCAGCTTCACCAACAAATGCATCTAGTAGCCCCACAACAGCATACAATGCACATGAACCCTCAAGGTGGGCCTCATCCACAGCCGCAACATTCTGGTCAAGCTCCAAGTCAATTCCCTCAACAACATCCTCCTATGCGTCCACCCCCTTCTACTGCTTCAATTCCAAATCAGCAACAGGCTGCTTTGTTACCATTGCCAGGTCAAGTCCAGAACATCCATCCTGCACAACAGCAGCCAGTTCAACAATCTGGACACTTAATCCACCAGCGCCCTCCTATACAGCCAGGTCAACAGATTATGGCTCAGCAACatgtgcagcagcagcagcagcagcctTTTGTACCGCAAAGTTCATTTCTGCAGCAACAAATGCCTACCCCATCTCCATTACGGCCCCAGGTCCCTCCTCATTCATATACACAACATACTCATGCCTATCCACACCTGCAGCAGAATGCAGCATTCTCACATGGTTCTCAAAATGTTGCCGGAAGGCCTATGGTGCCAAATCATGCAGTACAATCACAGCCATATCCACAGTATGCTGGTGGTGTTCAGGCCAGGCCTATGCATCCTGGTGCAAGCCAACCATCTGCAAGTCTGAACAATATGCTCAGGAGTGAGATTCAAGCACAAGTGTCTACTGAACAGCAGTCTGGGGCAACTTCAAGGTCAACATTGTCTGTAAGGCAAGGTGATTATGCATTTGAGAAAGGCATGGGTGACCAAACAGTTGAATTATCTTCAGAGAATGCTGCCAAAAAGGTATCGAATGATTCAGATCCAGCATCAACATCAGCTCTTGGAGTTGATGCTAGTGAagtaaaaaatgtgaaatctgAAACTGATATCAAGTCCAAGGATGATTGTGAATCTCATGTCCTGGGAAATGGAGGGCTTGTTAAGCGGATGGTGAAGGAAGAGGGTGTGGAAAGTAATTTGGAGAACTTTAATGTCAGTAAATCAGGTGAACTTGTATCTGAGATCAAGAAAGATGTTTCTGAAGTAAGCCCAAGACATTTGGGCAATTTTGCTTtggaagatagagagagaaaggatgatcttcttttgaaaaatccCCCATTGCATGAACCTGAACAAATAGAAAAACTGAGTGGGAAATTGGAGAAGGATGCTAGTGCAATTCAGCAGCCTTCAACGGCTGCTAATGAAGCCTCACAAACTTTGACTATGCCTTCAGCTCATGTCTCAAGTAGTCCCGCTAAGAATGTTATCCCAAAAGGAGCCATCTCTCAAGGTCCTGAAGTTGATGGATACAAAGGTCTTCCTCCACCCAGTCAGGTGCATTCTGGGGGCTTTATACAGTCTTCTCACCCAGGTGCAATTGCTGATCAGGGAAGGCATTTTGGGTCTTCTTCTCTCCAACAAAGGCCACCTGGTGCTCCATTGTTACAAACTCCTCCTTTTGTGCTTCCACATCACCAACATCCAGGAGGGCACCCTTCTGCTCAGTTTAGGCCACAAGGATATGGGCACATTCCTGAGCATTTGCAGGCCCCTGCATCAAAGCTATCTCTTGAAACCCCACCTGGTGGCATCTTAGGCCCTGGCTCCACATCATCCTTTGGGAGGGGACCGGGGTATTATGATTTTCCCCAGCGAAACTTTGAATCGCTACCTGTTGTTTCTCAAGGGCCTCACGGTCAAGGGCATGCACTCCCTACAAATGCTGCAGCTTCGAGAGCGTCTCAAGGTGAATCTGTTGGAGGGCCACCATTTGGTATGTTACCTCCTGGTGTGGTTGATTCACGTGGTGGGATGATGGCTAGACCACATGGCCCTGAAGGTCTGATGGGTCAGCAGCGGCCGCCTAATCCGATGGATGCTGAATTGTTTATAAATCATAGGCCAAGCTACATGGATAGTAGACGACCTGATCCAAATCTTCCTGGGTCTTTGGGACGGGGTTCAGTAGGTCAGCCTTCTGGTGTGATGGGAAGTAATGGTGCACCCGGTCTTGATTCCTCATCGACACTTGGGTTTCGAGATGACAGGTCGAAGCTTTTCCCAGATGATCGTTTTAATTCCTTTTTAGGCCGAGAAGCTGCAGAACGAGGAGAGTTTGAAGATGGTCTCAAACAATTCCCCAGGCCTTCTCATTTGGATGCAGAGCTTGGACCAAAGTTTGGGAATTATTCATCAAGGCCTCGTGAGATGGGACCCTATGGCCTAAATAGTGATACTGGTTTCAAATTGGGTCCTGGGGCTGGCAGTGCCCATTCAGGATTCTTGCCTTCATATGATGGAGGAGAAAGACCCGTTGGTTTGCCAGATTCTGGTCGTAATCATCCAGATTTTCTTGGACCTGTTACTGGGTATGCTCGACGACACATGAATGGTCTGACTCCTAGAAGTCCAATTAGAGAATACCATGGTATATCATCACGTGGTTTTGGAGGCATTCCCGGCCAGTCAGGCCTAGATGATTTTGATGGCAAGGAATCACGTCGGTTTGGTGATCCAATTGGCAATTCATTCCATGAAAGCAGGTTTCCTATTCTGCCTGGTCATTTGCAGAGGGGTGAGTTTGAGGGTCCTGGTAAGTTGCGAATGGGTGAACATTTGGGTCCACGTAACTTGCCAAGTCATTTGCGATTGGGAGAACCAATTGGTTTTGGTGACTATCCTGGTCATGCACGGATGGGAGAACTGCCTGGGCTGGGGGACTTTGAATCCTTTGGTGCAGGCAACAGGCCAGGTCATCCACGATTTAGGAGCAATTTTTCTCTTCAGGGATTTCCAAATGATCGTGGAATCAATACA GGAGACACAGAGTCTTTTGGTAACCCGAGGAAGAGGAAGGCAGCTAGCACAGGATGGTGCCGAATCTGTAAAGTTGACTGCCAAACAGTTGGAGGCTTGGAACTGCACTCACAAACAAGGGAGCACCAGAAGATGGCTATGGATATGGTACGGACCATCAAACAGAATGCAAAGAAACAGAAATT atcatCTAGTGACCCTTCCTCAGTTGAAGATGCAAGCAAGTCTAAGAATACCAGTTTGGATGGCCATGGGAATAAGCATTGA
- the LOC122291985 gene encoding filaggrin-2-like isoform X2, with amino-acid sequence MGFDNECILNIQTLAGEYFCPVCRLLVYPNEALQSQCTHLYCKPCLTYIVSTTRACPYDGYLVTEADSKLLVESNKTLAETIGKIAVHCLYHRSGCTWQGPLSECTSHCSGCAFGNSPVVCNRCGIQIVHRQVQEHAQNCPGVQPQVQQAEGAQDTSAAGGTDTANQTQAATQPGVTATQAQTTQTAATTASGQDPNQQANPNPQSQALVQSAVPTPEQWYQQQQQYQQYYQQYPGYDPYQQHYQQYYPYQQPGVPQYHQQHLQAHPPQVAGQNQPLLQPQSQPPPQTLVQPQSQPHPQPTGQPPSQTHAQAPAVAQLQNQAQVNLQQQPQTAVLPHSQIQSQTNQPAPGQAHPHPQPYPQAHPHPTQPHPQQHVMVPQYQQPHHQMQHLQPQPHSAHHQAPVQQHSQPHPYLNPNVQPQMQHPPAHDVTGHQSYPQLHQQMHLVAPQQHTMHMNPQGGPHPQPQHSGQAPSQFPQQHPPMRPPPSTASIPNQQQAALLPLPGQVQNIHPAQQQPVQQSGHLIHQRPPIQPGQQIMAQQHVQQQQQQPFVPQSSFLQQQMPTPSPLRPQVPPHSYTQHTHAYPHLQQNAAFSHGSQNVAGRPMVPNHAVQSQPYPQYAGGVQARPMHPGASQPSASLNNMLRSEIQAQVSTEQQSGATSRSTLSVRQGDYAFEKGMGDQTVELSSENAAKKVSNDSDPASTSALGVDASEVKNVKSETDIKSKDDCESHVLGNGGLVKRMVKEEGVESNLENFNVSKSGELVSEIKKDVSEVSPRHLGNFALEDRERKDDLLLKNPPLHEPEQIEKLSGKLEKDASAIQQPSTAANEASQTLTMPSAHVSSSPAKNVIPKGAISQGPEVDGYKGLPPPSQVHSGGFIQSSHPGAIADQGRHFGSSSLQQRPPGAPLLQTPPFVLPHHQHPGGHPSAQFRPQGYGHIPEHLQAPASKLSLETPPGGILGPGSTSSFGRGPGYYDFPQRNFESLPVVSQGPHGQGHALPTNAAASRASQGESVGGPPFGMLPPGVVDSRGGMMARPHGPEGLMGQQRPPNPMDAELFINHRPSYMDSRRPDPNLPGSLGRGSVGQPSGVMGSNGAPGLDSSSTLGFRDDRSKLFPDDRFNSFLGREAAERGEFEDGLKQFPRPSHLDAELGPKFGNYSSRPREMGPYGLNSDTGFKLGPGAGSAHSGFLPSYDGGERPVGLPDSGRNHPDFLGPVTGYARRHMNGLTPRSPIREYHGISSRGFGGIPGQSGLDDFDGKESRRFGDPIGNSFHESRFPILPGHLQRGEFEGPGKLRMGEHLGPRNLPSHLRLGEPIGFGDYPGHARMGELPGLGDFESFGAGNRPGHPRFRSNFSLQGFPNDRGINTGDTESFGNPRKRKAASTGWCRICKVDCQTVGGLELHSQTREHQKMAMDMVRTIKQNAKKQKFDPSSVEDASKSKNTSLDGHGNKH; translated from the exons ATGGGATTTGATAATGAGTGCATATTAAACATTCAAACTTTAGCTGGAGAGTACTTCTGCCCTGTCTGTCGCTTGCTTGTTTACCCAAATGAGGCTCTACAGTCACAATGCACTCATTTATACTGCAAGCCCTGTTTGACTTACATTGTGAGTACTACACGGGCTTGCCCTTATGATGGCTACTTGGTGACTGAAGCAGATTCCAAG CTGCTTGTAGAATCAAATAAAACTCTTGCTGAAACCATTGGCAAAATAGCAGTTCATTGTCTCTACCACAGGAGTGGATGCACATGGCAGGGACCTTTATCTGAGTGCACATCTCATTGTAGTGGATGTGCATTTGGCAATTCTCCTGTTGTATGCAACAGGTGTGGGATCCAAATTGTGCATCGTCAAGTACAGGAACATGCCCAAAATTGTCCT GGCGTGCAGCCTCAGGTGCAGCAGGCAGAGGGTGCTCAGGATACTTCAGCCGCTGGTGGAACTGATACTGCCAATCAGACTCAGGCTGCCACTCAGCCTGGTGTAACAGCTACCCAGGCCCAGACTACTCAAACTGCAGCAACTACTGCTTCTGGACAGGATCCTAATCAGCAAGCAAACCCGAATCCTCAATCACAAGCTTTAGTTCAGTCTGCTGTGCCAACTCCAGAACAGTGGTATCAGCAACAACAACAGTATCAACAATACTACCAGCAGTATCCCGGATATGATCCCTATCAACAGCATTATCAGCAGTACTACCCCTATCAACAGCCGGGAGTTCCACAATACCATCAGCAGCACTTGCAAGCTCATCCACCACAAGTGGCTGGTCAGAATCAACCTCTGCTTCAGCCGCAATCCCAACCACCACCTCAGACTCTCGTCCAGCCTCAATCTCAACCACATCCTCAGCCCACTGGACAGCCTCCATCACAAACACATGCTCAAGCTCCAGCAGTTGCTCAACTTCAAAACCAGGCACAAGTTAACCTGCAACAGCAGCCACAGACTGCAGTGCTGCCACATTCTCAAATTCAGTCACAGACCAATCAACCAGCCCCAGGCCAAGCTCATCCCCATCCCCAGCCGTATCCCCAAGCTCATCCCCATCCCACCCAACCTCATCCACAGCAACATGTGATGGTGCCTCAATATCAACAGCCTCATCACCAGATGCAACATTTACAGCCCCAACCTCATTCAGCTCATCATCAAGCACCAGTCCAACAACATTCCCAGCCACATCCGTACCTAAATCCTAATGTCCAGCCTCAGATGCAGCATCCGCCAGCCCATGATGTCACGGGCCATCAATCATATCCTCAGCTTCACCAACAAATGCATCTAGTAGCCCCACAACAGCATACAATGCACATGAACCCTCAAGGTGGGCCTCATCCACAGCCGCAACATTCTGGTCAAGCTCCAAGTCAATTCCCTCAACAACATCCTCCTATGCGTCCACCCCCTTCTACTGCTTCAATTCCAAATCAGCAACAGGCTGCTTTGTTACCATTGCCAGGTCAAGTCCAGAACATCCATCCTGCACAACAGCAGCCAGTTCAACAATCTGGACACTTAATCCACCAGCGCCCTCCTATACAGCCAGGTCAACAGATTATGGCTCAGCAACatgtgcagcagcagcagcagcagcctTTTGTACCGCAAAGTTCATTTCTGCAGCAACAAATGCCTACCCCATCTCCATTACGGCCCCAGGTCCCTCCTCATTCATATACACAACATACTCATGCCTATCCACACCTGCAGCAGAATGCAGCATTCTCACATGGTTCTCAAAATGTTGCCGGAAGGCCTATGGTGCCAAATCATGCAGTACAATCACAGCCATATCCACAGTATGCTGGTGGTGTTCAGGCCAGGCCTATGCATCCTGGTGCAAGCCAACCATCTGCAAGTCTGAACAATATGCTCAGGAGTGAGATTCAAGCACAAGTGTCTACTGAACAGCAGTCTGGGGCAACTTCAAGGTCAACATTGTCTGTAAGGCAAGGTGATTATGCATTTGAGAAAGGCATGGGTGACCAAACAGTTGAATTATCTTCAGAGAATGCTGCCAAAAAGGTATCGAATGATTCAGATCCAGCATCAACATCAGCTCTTGGAGTTGATGCTAGTGAagtaaaaaatgtgaaatctgAAACTGATATCAAGTCCAAGGATGATTGTGAATCTCATGTCCTGGGAAATGGAGGGCTTGTTAAGCGGATGGTGAAGGAAGAGGGTGTGGAAAGTAATTTGGAGAACTTTAATGTCAGTAAATCAGGTGAACTTGTATCTGAGATCAAGAAAGATGTTTCTGAAGTAAGCCCAAGACATTTGGGCAATTTTGCTTtggaagatagagagagaaaggatgatcttcttttgaaaaatccCCCATTGCATGAACCTGAACAAATAGAAAAACTGAGTGGGAAATTGGAGAAGGATGCTAGTGCAATTCAGCAGCCTTCAACGGCTGCTAATGAAGCCTCACAAACTTTGACTATGCCTTCAGCTCATGTCTCAAGTAGTCCCGCTAAGAATGTTATCCCAAAAGGAGCCATCTCTCAAGGTCCTGAAGTTGATGGATACAAAGGTCTTCCTCCACCCAGTCAGGTGCATTCTGGGGGCTTTATACAGTCTTCTCACCCAGGTGCAATTGCTGATCAGGGAAGGCATTTTGGGTCTTCTTCTCTCCAACAAAGGCCACCTGGTGCTCCATTGTTACAAACTCCTCCTTTTGTGCTTCCACATCACCAACATCCAGGAGGGCACCCTTCTGCTCAGTTTAGGCCACAAGGATATGGGCACATTCCTGAGCATTTGCAGGCCCCTGCATCAAAGCTATCTCTTGAAACCCCACCTGGTGGCATCTTAGGCCCTGGCTCCACATCATCCTTTGGGAGGGGACCGGGGTATTATGATTTTCCCCAGCGAAACTTTGAATCGCTACCTGTTGTTTCTCAAGGGCCTCACGGTCAAGGGCATGCACTCCCTACAAATGCTGCAGCTTCGAGAGCGTCTCAAGGTGAATCTGTTGGAGGGCCACCATTTGGTATGTTACCTCCTGGTGTGGTTGATTCACGTGGTGGGATGATGGCTAGACCACATGGCCCTGAAGGTCTGATGGGTCAGCAGCGGCCGCCTAATCCGATGGATGCTGAATTGTTTATAAATCATAGGCCAAGCTACATGGATAGTAGACGACCTGATCCAAATCTTCCTGGGTCTTTGGGACGGGGTTCAGTAGGTCAGCCTTCTGGTGTGATGGGAAGTAATGGTGCACCCGGTCTTGATTCCTCATCGACACTTGGGTTTCGAGATGACAGGTCGAAGCTTTTCCCAGATGATCGTTTTAATTCCTTTTTAGGCCGAGAAGCTGCAGAACGAGGAGAGTTTGAAGATGGTCTCAAACAATTCCCCAGGCCTTCTCATTTGGATGCAGAGCTTGGACCAAAGTTTGGGAATTATTCATCAAGGCCTCGTGAGATGGGACCCTATGGCCTAAATAGTGATACTGGTTTCAAATTGGGTCCTGGGGCTGGCAGTGCCCATTCAGGATTCTTGCCTTCATATGATGGAGGAGAAAGACCCGTTGGTTTGCCAGATTCTGGTCGTAATCATCCAGATTTTCTTGGACCTGTTACTGGGTATGCTCGACGACACATGAATGGTCTGACTCCTAGAAGTCCAATTAGAGAATACCATGGTATATCATCACGTGGTTTTGGAGGCATTCCCGGCCAGTCAGGCCTAGATGATTTTGATGGCAAGGAATCACGTCGGTTTGGTGATCCAATTGGCAATTCATTCCATGAAAGCAGGTTTCCTATTCTGCCTGGTCATTTGCAGAGGGGTGAGTTTGAGGGTCCTGGTAAGTTGCGAATGGGTGAACATTTGGGTCCACGTAACTTGCCAAGTCATTTGCGATTGGGAGAACCAATTGGTTTTGGTGACTATCCTGGTCATGCACGGATGGGAGAACTGCCTGGGCTGGGGGACTTTGAATCCTTTGGTGCAGGCAACAGGCCAGGTCATCCACGATTTAGGAGCAATTTTTCTCTTCAGGGATTTCCAAATGATCGTGGAATCAATACA GGAGACACAGAGTCTTTTGGTAACCCGAGGAAGAGGAAGGCAGCTAGCACAGGATGGTGCCGAATCTGTAAAGTTGACTGCCAAACAGTTGGAGGCTTGGAACTGCACTCACAAACAAGGGAGCACCAGAAGATGGCTATGGATATGGTACGGACCATCAAACAGAATGCAAAGAAACAGAAATT TGACCCTTCCTCAGTTGAAGATGCAAGCAAGTCTAAGAATACCAGTTTGGATGGCCATGGGAATAAGCATTGA